The genomic interval TACCGCTCGGTCAGTGATGGCCACATTCCCGGCGGCGTCGAGGCTTATTTGCCGCTTTTCTTCGAAGCGACCGCCAGCCTGTTCGATCATCTCCCGGGTGACGCCCTGGTGGTGCGGCACGGCGATGCGGATGGGCGGCTTGAGGAGGAGTGGCGCGCTATCGGTGAGCGTTACGAACAACGCCGACACGACCGGGAACGTCCCCTGCTCGCCCCCGCCGAACTCTATCTGGCCCCGGACGACATTCGTCAGGCCATGAACCGCCACCCGCTGGTGGATATTCCGGCGGATTACCGTCAGGAGGCTAGCCGTGCCCGGGATCGCCTGTTGCCGGCGGGACCGCTGCCCCCGGTGGCGCCGGCACGAGGCGATGACACCCCGCTGGAGACCCTCAAGGGCTTCCTGGCGGAAGCTGAGGGCCCGGTGCTCTTCACCGCCGAGACCGCCGGTCGCCGGGAGGCGCTCCGGGAGCGACTGGCTGCTGCGGGCATTCAGCCATCGGCCGTGGAAAGCTGGCCCGCCTGGCGGCAATCCGCACCGGCCGTGGGGCTCGCCGTCGCCCCGCTGGATCATGGCTTCCGCTGTCTGGAGAGCGGCGCCGCGGTGATTCCCGAGGCGGAGCTGTTCGTGCAGCGGGCGGAGCAACGCCGACGTAGGCATTCCGCACCCCAGCGGGATCCGGAAGCGGTGATTCGTGACCTGACCGACCTGCGGGCGGGTTCGCCGGTGGTCCACGAGCAGCACGGCGTGGGTCGCTATCAGGGCCTGCAGATGCTGACCATCGACGGGGTGGCCACGGAATTTCTCACCCTGGAATATGCCGACGGTGACAAGCTCTACGTGCCAGTGGCCAGCCTGCATCTGGTGAGTCGCTACACGGGGGCTGACGCGGATACCGCACCGCTGCACCGGCTCGGCAGCGGCCAATGGGAAAAGGCCCGGCGCCGGGCCGCCCAGAAAGCCCGCGACGTGGCCGCCGAACTGCTGGATATCTATGCCCGTCGGGAAGCCCAGGGCGGCACGGCTCACACCATTCCCGACGAAGAATATGACCGGTTCGCGGCCCAGTTCCCCTTCGAGGAGACCCCGGATCAGGAGACCGCCATTCATGCGGTGCTCCAGGATCTGAAACAGCCGCGACCGATGGACCGGGTGGTCTGCGGTGATGTGGGATTCGGCAAAACCGAGGTCGCCATGCGGGCGGCGTTCGCCGGGGTGCAGTCCGGCCGACAGGTGGCGGTACTGGTGCCCACCACCCTGCTCTGCCAGCAGCATTATCAGAACTTCAGTGACCGCTTCGCCGACTGGCCGGTGCGCATCGCCCAGCTTTCCCGTTTTCAGTCCAGCGCGGAACAGGCGCAGGTGCTGCAGGATGCCGAGAATGGACGCGTGGACATCGTCATCGGCACCCACAAGCTGCTTCAGAAGTCCGTGCATTTCCGCAACCTCGGCCTCCTCGTCATCGACGAAGAGCACCGGTTCGGGGTTCGGCAGAAAGAGGCGCTCAAACGGCTGCGGGCCAATGTCGATGTCCTCACCCTGACCGCGACCCCCATTCCCCGCACATTGAACATGTCGCTTGCCGGTCTGCGGGATCTTTCGATTATCGCCACGCCGCCGGCGCGCCGGCTGGCGGTCAAGACCTTCGTGAGCGAGTGGAACGAGGGCATGGTTCGGGAAGCGTGTCTGCGCGAGCTCCATCGTGGCGGGCAGGTGTACTTTCTGCACAACGATGTCGATAGCATCCAGCGAGTCGCCGAGGAGCTGGCCGATCTGATTCCCGAAGCGCGCATCCGCACCGCCCACGGGCAGATGCCGGAGCGGGAACTGGAGCGGGTGATGCTGGATTTCTATCACCAGCGGGACAATATCCTCGTCTGCACCACGATCGTCGAGAGCGG from Spiribacter sp. 2438 carries:
- the mfd gene encoding transcription-repair coupling factor; the protein is MSVADSPLLSPEPPSRPGDRQEWFGLAGDSPALAIAEAEVRHPGVLLVVTAGSAEAQQLRRGLKFFAPNVAVEVMPDWEILPYDVFSPHQDIVSERLRALHRLPRLQSGIVIVPVATLVQRIAPPAFLESTVVRLAAGDSLFLDDMRRQLEAAGYRCVSEVLEHGEFAVRGSILDLFPMGASAPYRVDLFDTEIDSIRRFDPETQRSEERLDAIEILPAHEFPSDPEGIARFRRQYRARFEGDPMESTVYRSVSDGHIPGGVEAYLPLFFEATASLFDHLPGDALVVRHGDADGRLEEEWRAIGERYEQRRHDRERPLLAPAELYLAPDDIRQAMNRHPLVDIPADYRQEASRARDRLLPAGPLPPVAPARGDDTPLETLKGFLAEAEGPVLFTAETAGRREALRERLAAAGIQPSAVESWPAWRQSAPAVGLAVAPLDHGFRCLESGAAVIPEAELFVQRAEQRRRRHSAPQRDPEAVIRDLTDLRAGSPVVHEQHGVGRYQGLQMLTIDGVATEFLTLEYADGDKLYVPVASLHLVSRYTGADADTAPLHRLGSGQWEKARRRAAQKARDVAAELLDIYARREAQGGTAHTIPDEEYDRFAAQFPFEETPDQETAIHAVLQDLKQPRPMDRVVCGDVGFGKTEVAMRAAFAGVQSGRQVAVLVPTTLLCQQHYQNFSDRFADWPVRIAQLSRFQSSAEQAQVLQDAENGRVDIVIGTHKLLQKSVHFRNLGLLVIDEEHRFGVRQKEALKRLRANVDVLTLTATPIPRTLNMSLAGLRDLSIIATPPARRLAVKTFVSEWNEGMVREACLRELHRGGQVYFLHNDVDSIQRVAEELADLIPEARIRTAHGQMPERELERVMLDFYHQRDNILVCTTIVESGIDVPTANTIVINRADRLGLAQLHQLRGRVGRSHHRAYAYLLAPPRRSQTADAAKRLEAIASLEDLGIGFALASHDLEIRGAGELLGEGQSGQIHEVGFSLYNDLLDRAVKALKSGKEPALDQPLADMTEVDLHVPALLPEDYLPDVHTRLVMYKRIANAPDEGALRDLQVEMIDRFGLLPEPAQNLMAVSRLRQRAQALGIDRVEVGPGGGILQFSSQAQVDPAALVRMVQEESSVYRLEGQERLRFSRETETAEQRVAAVERILDRITLKEAA